A stretch of the Vigna radiata var. radiata cultivar VC1973A chromosome 7, Vradiata_ver6, whole genome shotgun sequence genome encodes the following:
- the LOC106766598 gene encoding TMV resistance protein N-like has translation MSGSSSSFVMPTSVTRYDVFLNFRREDTCENFISHLYGALQRKHIEAYIDYELQRCEEISPAIQTAIEESKIYVVVFSENYASSKWCLNELTKILDCKNRYGRNVIPVFYKVDPATVRKQEERYKEAFEEHEQQFKEDISKVQRWKDALTEAAGLSGVEEIIEDILKKLNPYSISYNQGIIGIEKHIEEIRFLLRLESENTRIIGICGIGGIGKTTISKQLYHKFAMHFDSHSLILDVQEKLQREGIHDIIIKYQSELLKEAPSHLSHYNERIKRTKALLILDDVTDSTILSKVMRERSFGKGSRIIMTSRDRQVLKNAGADDIYELKELIFHDSLKLFNLHAFKQNSSEEITYMDLSVKMLRYAKGVPLALQILGSLLYGRQREAWESQLQNLEKCQDHDIFNILKLSYDGLREEEKNIFLDIACFYKGHNEIVVGETLSDCGFSSKIGMDVLKDKCLISILDGRIVMHDLIQAMGREIVSKECLQHPGKRSRLFKANEIHEILRNNKGVPLNFQSLKKLCIIDLSNCSSLTIFPFDLSEIKFLNKLRLSGCSKLKNFPEIENTMEYLAVLLLDATAIQALPSSLWHLVGLQELSLSRCWNLEIIPSCIGRLTRLCKLDLAYCLSLQTFPSTIFKLKLRKLDLSECVKLRTFPEITEPAQTFTQINLTDTAVKELPSSLGNLAKLRSLKLNRCTDLESLPNSIVNLKHLCKLDCSGCAKLTEIPTHIGSLSSLMELSLSNSGIVNLPESMAHLSGLKSLDLSDCKKLECIPHIPPFLNQLVALDCTSIRGAMSNSPVRNLSNSKDSFFRFHLTNSQQLDSGGRANIEEDARLRMSNDAYESVCFCFPGTAVPHWFPFRSEGPSLTINEDLSFCSDDRLIGFALCVVFEVLDTNDIKGRCSSFVYSLKFECDDDGTQIIPNNDVLNTYFTWHLSDRVLDKDHTFMWKFNLESLRRRGMNLRRLSDARSFTFEISICTSNYDNLWPDYITVLTIKECGVCPLYRSGSSVGESSKETKEDRKRKA, from the exons ATGTCAGGAAGTTCATCATCATTCGTCATGCCTACTTCTGTAACTAGATACGATGTGTTTTTAAACTTCAGAAGAGAAGACACTTGTGAAAACTTCATTAGTCACCTTTATGGAGCGCTGCAGAGGAAGCACATTGAAGCATATATTGATTACGAACTACAAAGGTGTGAAGAAATTTCACCTGCAATTCAAACTGCAATAGAAGAATCAAAGATCTATGTCGTGGTTTTCTCTGAAAACTATGCATcttcaaagtggtgtttgaATGAACTGACTAAGATACTGGATTGTAAGAATAGATATGGAAGGAATGTGATACCAGTTTTCTACAAGGTGGATCCAGCAACTGTCAGGAAACAGGAAGAGAGATACAAAGAAGCATTCGAAGAGCATGAACAGCAGTTTAAGGAAGACATCAGCAAAGTGCAAAGATGGAAGGATGCTCTAACAGAAGCTGCTGGACTCTCCGG TGTTGAAGAAATTATAgaagatattttgaaaaaattgaatccTTATTCTATCAGTTACAATCAAGGAATCATCGGCATTGAAAAACATATTGAAGAAATTCGGTTTTTGTTGCGTCTTGAGTCAGAGAATACTCGGATCATAGGAATTTGTGGCATAGGAGGAATAGGAAAAACTACAATTTCTAAGCAATTATATCACAAATTTGCAATGCATTTTGATTCACATAGCCTTATTTTAGATGTTCAAGAAAAACTACAAAGAGAGGGAATACACGacatcataataaaatatcagtCTGAACTTCTAAAGGAAGCACCATCCCATTTATCACATTACAATGAACGGATCAAACGGACAAAGGCCCTCCTCATTCTTGATGATGTGACCGATTCAACTATACTTAGCAAAGTAATGAGAGAGCGTAGCTTTGGGAAAGGCAGTAGAATCATTATGACCAGTAGAGATAGACAAGTGCTAAAGAATGCTGGGGCTGATGATATCTACGAACTTAAGGAGTTGATTTTTCATGATTCTCTAAAACTTTTTAACTTACATGcttttaaacaaaattcttCAGAAGAAATCACTTACATGGACTTGTCAGTAAAGATGTTGAGATATGCAAAAGGGGTTCCGTTAGCTCTCCAAATTTTGGGTTCATTGTTATATGGCAGACAAAGAGAAGCATGGGAAAGTCAGTTGCAAAACTTGGAGAAGTGTCAAGATCATGATATTTtcaacatattaaaattaagttatgatGGGCTCCGTGAAgaggagaaaaatatatttcttgaCATCGCTTGCTTTTATAAAGGACACAACGAGATTGTGGTAGGAGAAACACTAAGTGACTGTGGTTTCTCTTCTAAGATTGGAATGGATGTTCTCAAAGATAAATGCCTCATATCTATCTTGGATGGTAGAATTGTGATGCACGATCTAATACAAGCAATGGGTCGAGAAATTGTTAGTAAAGAGTGTCTTCAGCATCCTGGAAAACGTAGTCGATTGTTCAAGGCTAACGAAATTCATGAGATTTTAAGAAATAACAAG G GTGTGCCCTTAAACTTTCAAAGTCTCAAGAAGCTCTGTATAATAGATCTCTCAAATTGTTCTTCCCTTACAATCTTTCCATTTGACCTTTCTGAGATTAAATTCCTAAACAAACTTCGTCTCAGTGGTTgctcaaaattgaaaaatttcccCGAGATTGAGAACACGATGGAATATTTAGCGGTTCTCCTCTTAGACGCGACAGCCATACAGGCACTACCTTCATCCTTGTGGCATTTGGTAGGACTTCAAGAACTGAGTTTGAGCCGTTGCTGGAATCTTGAGATTATTCCATCTTGCATTGGAAGGCTCACCAGACTATGCAAATTAGACCTTGCCTACTGTCTATCACTTCAAACTTTTCCAAGCACCATTTTCAAATTGAAGTTGAGGAAACTTGATTTGAGTGAATGCGTTAAGTTGAGAACCTTCCCAGAGATCACGGAGCCGGCACAAACTTTTACTCAAATTAACTTAACAGATACGGCTGTTAAAGAACTCCCTTCCTCATTAGGCAATTTGGCTAAGCTTCGATCCCTAAAGCTCAACAGGTGCACTGATCTCGAGTCACTTCCAAACTCCATTGTTAATCTAAAGCATCTCTGTAAACTTGATTGTTCGGGGTGTGCCAAATTAACAGAAATCCCAACACACATTGGTAGCTTGTCTTCATTAATGGAACTGTCACTGAGTAATAGTGGAATCGTGAACCTTCCCGAGAGCATGGCTCATCTTTCAGGCTTGAAATCGCTTGATTTAAGCGATTGCAAAAAGCTTGAATGCATTCCACATATTCCCCCATTCCTAAATCAACTGGTGGCATTGGATTGCACATCCATTAGAGGAGCGATGTCAAATTCTCCTGTGCGAAACCTCTCAAACTCCAAAGACAGTTTCTTCCGATTTCATTTGACCAATTCTCAACAACTGGATTCAGGTGGTCGTGCAAACATTGAGGAGGATGCAAGGCTTAGGATGAGCAACGATGCATATGAGTCTGTGTGCTTCTGTTTTCCAGGAACTGCAGTTCCTCATTGGTTTCCTTTTCGCAGCGAAGGACCTTCACTGACTATAAATGAAGATTTAAGTTTCTGCAGCGATGATAGGCTCATTGGTTTCGCTTTGTGTGTGGTTTTTGAAGTGTTAGATACGAATGATATTAAAGGCAGATGCAGTTCTTTTGTTTACAGCCTAAAATTTGAATGTGATGATGATGGCACACAGATAATTCCAAATAATGATGTGTTAAACACCTATTTCACATGGCATTTAAGTGACAGAGTCCTTGATAAAGATCACACATTCATGTGGAAATTTAACTTGGAGAGCCTAAGGAGGAGAGGCATGAACCTTAGGAGGCTCAGTGATGCTCGCAGCTTCACTTTTGAGATCAGTATATGTACAAGTAATTATGATAATCTGTGGCCAGATTATATTACAGTATTGACAATAAAAGAATGTGGAGTGTGCCCTCTTTATAGAAGCGGAAGCAGTGTTGGAGAGTCTTCAAAGGAAACAAAGGAAGATAGGAAGAGGAAGGCATAA